The Georgenia faecalis genome includes a window with the following:
- a CDS encoding GNAT family N-acetyltransferase, which translates to MARMDDLRIDVVDDASAGELLTVRRAAFVTEAQLYGDPHIPALTQTLEDLRSDLARDDVVTIAAWAGPRMVGSIRVELESERANLGRLAVVPDLQGRGIGTELLMAVLEYLPEQTKEVWVFTGQDSKQNLSMYAKHGYEHQYDQHTGDLTYAYLRRILGEGEGEGEGEDAED; encoded by the coding sequence ATGGCCCGCATGGATGACCTGCGGATCGACGTCGTCGACGACGCCTCGGCCGGTGAGCTGCTCACGGTGCGCCGGGCGGCCTTCGTCACCGAGGCCCAGCTCTACGGCGACCCCCACATCCCGGCCCTCACGCAGACGCTCGAGGACCTGCGCAGCGACCTCGCCCGGGACGACGTCGTCACGATCGCGGCGTGGGCGGGACCGCGGATGGTCGGCTCCATCCGCGTCGAGCTCGAGTCCGAGCGGGCCAACCTCGGCCGCCTCGCCGTCGTCCCCGACCTCCAGGGGCGGGGGATCGGGACGGAGCTGCTCATGGCGGTCCTGGAGTACCTGCCCGAGCAGACCAAGGAGGTCTGGGTCTTCACCGGCCAGGACTCCAAGCAGAACCTGTCGATGTACGCCAAGCACGGCTACGAGCACCAGTACGACCAGCACACCGGCGACCTCACGTACGCCTACCTGCGCCGCATCCTCGGCGAGGGCGAGGGCGAGGGCGAGGGCGAGGACGCCGAGGACTGA
- a CDS encoding bifunctional methylenetetrahydrofolate dehydrogenase/methenyltetrahydrofolate cyclohydrolase: MTAQVLDGKATAAAIKAELTTRVAALRARGVVPGLGTVLVGDDPGSRSYVAGKHRDCAQVGIASLREDLPATATQAEVEAAVARLNADPACTGYIVQLPLPAGVDTNRVLELIDPDKDADGLHPTNLGRLVLRVKEPVTSPLPCTPRAVIELVERHGIDLAGAHVVVVGRGTTVGRTIGLLLTRKDVNATVTLTHTGTRDLAAHVRAGDVVVAAAGQAGIITADMVRPGAVVLDVGVSRVSDPETGEARLRGDVAPEVADVAGWLSPNPGGVGPMTRAMLLANVVESAERAADAS, translated from the coding sequence GTGACGGCGCAGGTCCTCGACGGCAAGGCCACCGCGGCGGCCATCAAGGCCGAGCTCACCACCCGGGTGGCGGCGCTGCGGGCCCGGGGCGTGGTCCCCGGGCTCGGCACCGTGCTCGTGGGGGACGACCCTGGCTCGCGCAGCTACGTCGCCGGCAAGCACCGCGACTGCGCCCAGGTGGGCATCGCGTCCCTGCGTGAGGACTTGCCGGCCACCGCCACCCAGGCCGAGGTCGAGGCCGCCGTCGCGCGGCTCAACGCGGACCCCGCCTGCACGGGGTACATCGTCCAGCTGCCCCTGCCGGCGGGGGTGGACACCAACCGGGTGCTCGAGCTCATCGACCCCGACAAGGACGCCGACGGGCTGCACCCGACCAACCTCGGGCGCCTCGTGCTGCGGGTCAAGGAGCCGGTGACCAGCCCCCTGCCCTGCACGCCGCGCGCCGTCATCGAGCTCGTCGAGCGGCACGGGATCGACCTGGCCGGTGCCCACGTCGTCGTCGTCGGCCGGGGCACGACCGTGGGCCGGACCATCGGGCTCCTGCTCACCCGCAAGGACGTCAACGCCACCGTCACCCTCACGCACACCGGCACGCGGGACCTGGCGGCGCACGTGCGCGCCGGGGACGTCGTCGTCGCGGCCGCCGGGCAGGCGGGGATCATCACCGCGGACATGGTCCGGCCGGGCGCCGTCGTCCTCGACGTCGGCGTCTCCCGGGTGTCCGACCCCGAGACGGGCGAGGCCCGCCTGCGGGGGGACGTCGCGCCCGAGGTGGCCGACGTCGCCGGGTGGCTCTCGCCCAACCCCGGCGGCGTGGGGCCGATGACCCGCGCGATGCTCCTGGCCAACGTCGTCGAGTCGGCCGAGCGGGCGGCCGACGCGTCGTGA
- the glyA gene encoding serine hydroxymethyltransferase: protein MSQNPTSTIPVADQPLAELDPEIAAVLEGELTRQRDTLEMIASENFVPRAVLQAQGSVLTNKYAEGYPGRRYYGGCEQVDIAESLAIERAKTLFGAAYANVQPHSGATANAAVLHALATPGDRILGLSLPHGGHLTHGMKINFSGKLYDVAAYGVDEASHRIEMEQVREQALATRPKVIIAGWSAYPRHLDFAAFRAIADEVGAYLWTDMAHFAGLVAAGLHPTPVPYSDVVSTTVHKTLGGPRSGLLLSRDAEAFGKKLDSAVFPGQQGGPLMHVIAAKAVALKVAAGEEFADRQRRTLEGARIIAERLLSPAVAEAGVSVVTGGTDVHLVLVDLRRSPLDGQQAEDLLHAAGITVNRNAVPFDPRPPRVTSGLRIGTPALATRGFGAAEFTEVADIIATALTEGHAADVEALRRRVATLTEAFPLYTGLVQ from the coding sequence ATGAGCCAGAACCCCACGAGCACCATCCCGGTGGCCGACCAGCCACTGGCCGAGCTGGACCCCGAGATTGCCGCCGTCCTCGAGGGCGAGCTGACCCGCCAGCGGGACACGCTGGAGATGATCGCGAGCGAGAACTTCGTCCCGCGCGCGGTCCTCCAGGCCCAGGGCTCGGTCCTGACGAACAAGTACGCCGAGGGTTACCCCGGCCGGCGCTACTACGGCGGGTGCGAGCAGGTGGACATCGCCGAGTCGCTGGCGATCGAGCGCGCCAAGACGCTCTTCGGCGCCGCCTACGCGAACGTCCAGCCGCACTCGGGCGCGACCGCCAACGCCGCGGTGCTCCACGCGCTCGCCACGCCCGGCGACCGGATCCTCGGGCTCTCGCTGCCGCACGGCGGGCACCTCACCCACGGCATGAAGATCAACTTCTCCGGCAAGCTCTACGACGTCGCCGCCTACGGCGTGGACGAGGCGAGCCACCGGATCGAGATGGAGCAGGTCCGCGAGCAGGCCCTCGCCACCCGACCGAAGGTCATCATCGCCGGCTGGTCGGCCTACCCCCGGCACCTCGACTTCGCCGCGTTCCGGGCGATCGCCGACGAGGTCGGCGCGTACCTGTGGACGGACATGGCGCACTTCGCGGGACTCGTCGCCGCGGGCCTGCACCCGACGCCGGTGCCGTACTCCGACGTCGTCTCCACGACCGTCCACAAGACCCTGGGTGGCCCGCGCTCCGGCCTGCTGCTCAGCCGCGACGCGGAGGCGTTCGGCAAGAAGCTCGACTCCGCCGTCTTCCCCGGCCAGCAGGGCGGGCCGCTCATGCACGTCATCGCCGCCAAGGCCGTCGCGCTCAAGGTGGCCGCGGGGGAGGAGTTCGCCGACCGGCAGCGCCGCACCCTCGAGGGCGCCCGGATCATCGCCGAGCGCCTGCTCTCCCCGGCCGTCGCCGAGGCCGGCGTCTCCGTCGTCACCGGCGGCACCGACGTCCACCTCGTCCTCGTCGACCTGCGCCGCTCGCCGCTCGACGGCCAGCAGGCCGAGGACCTCCTCCACGCCGCCGGCATCACCGTCAACCGCAACGCGGTGCCCTTCGACCCGCGCCCGCCGCGGGTCACCTCGGGCCTGCGGATCGGCACGCCGGCGCTCGCCACCCGCGGGTTCGGGGCGGCGGAGTTCACCGAGGTCGCCGACATCATCGCCACCGCCCTCACCGAGGGCCACGCCGCCGACGTCGAGGCGCTGCGCCGCCGCGTCGCGACGCTCACCGAGGCGTTCCCGCTCTACACCGGGCTCGTCCAGTGA
- a CDS encoding exodeoxyribonuclease III: MSETPGRRLTVASVNVNGIRAAFTRGMDAWLATRRPDVLLLQEVRASDEILTGLLGPGWHVVHAECAVKGRSGVAVASRVPASGVRVGLGNGSPEAAVDTGRWVEMDLAVPGGERPLTLVSVYIHSGTATNPEKMAAKYAHLDAVSARMTTLAAQAEAGERDVVVGGDLNVVHRALDLKNWKGNHNKTSGVLDTEIAYLDRWFDDLGWVDVGRRLAGDVPGPYTWWSWRGKAFDNDAGWRIDYQLATAGLAARAVEAVVDRAPSYAERFSDHAPFVVTYEV, from the coding sequence GTGAGCGAGACCCCCGGCCGGCGGCTCACCGTCGCCAGCGTCAACGTCAACGGCATCCGCGCCGCCTTCACCCGGGGCATGGACGCGTGGCTCGCCACCCGCCGCCCGGACGTCCTGCTCCTCCAGGAGGTCCGGGCCTCGGACGAGATTCTCACCGGCCTGCTGGGGCCGGGATGGCACGTGGTCCACGCCGAGTGCGCGGTCAAGGGGCGCTCCGGCGTCGCGGTGGCCTCCCGCGTCCCGGCCTCCGGCGTGCGCGTCGGGCTGGGCAACGGCAGCCCCGAGGCGGCCGTCGACACGGGCCGGTGGGTGGAGATGGACCTCGCGGTCCCCGGCGGCGAGCGCCCGCTCACGCTCGTCTCCGTCTACATCCACTCCGGTACCGCGACGAACCCCGAGAAGATGGCGGCGAAGTACGCCCACCTCGACGCCGTCTCGGCCCGGATGACCACGCTCGCCGCGCAGGCCGAGGCGGGCGAGCGCGACGTCGTCGTGGGCGGGGACCTCAACGTCGTCCACCGCGCGCTCGACCTCAAGAACTGGAAGGGCAACCACAACAAGACCTCGGGCGTGCTCGACACCGAGATCGCCTACCTCGACCGCTGGTTCGACGACCTCGGGTGGGTCGACGTGGGGCGGCGCCTCGCGGGCGACGTCCCGGGGCCCTACACGTGGTGGTCCTGGCGGGGCAAGGCGTTCGACAACGACGCCGGCTGGCGCATCGACTACCAGCTCGCCACGGCCGGCCTCGCGGCCCGGGCCGTCGAGGCCGTGGTCGACCGCGCGCCCTCCTA